AACCATCACTTCCGTAATCCGACAGGCACGAATGCACAACATTTCCATGATCGCCTGTTGCGGTAATATGCATGGCCTGAGTCCGGCTTTGGTCGCCGGAACAAATCAGAAACAGATTCGGGTGTCGCTTGAAGCACTTCTTCCACGTCTGCACGGGGGAATTACCTCGCTTCGTATGACATTTGCTCCATTCCATGCGGCCTTTCGGATCATCGATGTAACCCTGATTCGACTTGGGGCGTTGAATAGGGCCAAGATCCATGTGAGTGGTGACAACGATTCGGTGCATCGGGTGTTTGCCAATAAGTTCGTTGGCCCACTCCAGCACGTCATCCGGAGCATTACATTCCAAATGCAGGAACAGGAAGTCGAGGTTCTGAGCCTGGAATGTCTGATAGCTATTGGCGTTGTCACCTGAGACTGTCGGTTCTGGACGGTCTGGCTGAAACGTGCCGCCATACCAATCAAAGTTTTTGAAACGCGATTCCGGGAAGTAAGTTTGAAACAGCGACGAGTCTCCGGATGCCCGCATGTCGTGATTGCCCACGGTCAGACCATACGGGATGACTCCGTGAATCCGATCCATACATTGGCGCGCCACGTCCCATTGTTCAGGCACGTTCTTGTCGACGATGTCGCCGACGTGACTGACGAAGACGATGTTCTGCTGTTCGCGGTTCTTTGCGATCCAGTCCGTGATCGTTTGAAAGACTTCGTTGCGAACTGCTTTGTCGCTGTCTGGTTCCGCCTTGGTGTTTCGCCCTCGATACGCCTGGGTATCCGGGATGACGGCAATTGTGAACGAGCCCGCCGGAGCACTGGCGAATTCAGTATCGTCCGCCGAGGCGAATGCTGAGCAGCAGGCGAGCAAAATGGACGTTGCAATTTTTTTCATAGTTGTTTGGCAGGACTTCAAGGATATCTCAGACGACTTGGTTCAGGTAAGAATAAACAATCTTCGGCGACGGCCCCGTGCAGACGATCACCAAACTTGCCGAATGCAATGCCCAGTCCAGAGCACCCTTGGCTGAGTCACGTTTCACAGCGGGAACGGTCAGTGGCACGGTGCGTTTCTGTTCGTTGACTTTGTAAGTCAGTTTTGGGGCCGATCCCAATACAGGAAATGGAGCCATGCACTCAGGTTGTGGGAAGCGGTTGAGCTTACTGCGAAATCTAATGCCGGACTTCAGCCGCCGGAAATGGGCGGTAGCAGCAGGATTGAATCGCCGTCCTGGACCGACTGCTGCGGCACGGCGTCGGCAGCGACGGCCTGTTCGCCGATGAAGACCAGGATGCCCGGCTGAAGGCCGCCTTCCGGCGACAACAGCTTCGCGCCAAACTCCGAACCGCCTTCTTCTGCCGCTCGTCGCAACACGTCCAGCAACGTGGAATCTTCGGCCATTTCAAAGTGCATTGATGGCGCACCGGCCAACTGGCGTAGTTGAGCTTCGTACAAAACTTCAATCTTCATGACGTGACTCCACTTGTGTTTGTTGCGTTATCCGGCCTCCAAGACGGCCGGCTCCTGGTCCCATTTCGATCACATGGTCGACATGCCGGATCACAGCGGCATCGTGTTCAATCACGATGATCGAATGACCGATCTCCACCAAATGATTCAGGCACTTCATCAACGCGGCAATGTCCTGTCCGTGCAAACCTGTTGACGGTTCGTCCAGTATGAACAACGTGCGGCCTTGTTCTGATGAGGCAGTTTTTGTCGCCTGTCGGTTGGCGGTTGGCGGTTCTCCGGAATCGAAATCCACACCGGCCAACAGCGCGGCGATTCGCAGTCGCTGGCATTCGCCTCCTGACAACGTGGCCACCGGTCGTCCCAAACGAATATAGCCCAGCCCGGCTTGCCGAAGCGCGTTGAGTCGCTGCTGAATGCGGCGGTGCCCGTTGAAAAACGTGAACGCTTCCTCGGCCGTCATTTGCAAAATGTCGTGAATGCTGCGATCGCGGTATCGCACGTCAAGAACTTCAGGCCGAAAGCGTCGCCCCGCGCAGGCTTCGCATGTGGTCTGAATGTCGGCGAGGAACTGCATTTCGATCGTGACCACGCCGTGACCGTCGCACACCTCGCAGCGGCCGCCTTTTGACGAATTGAAGCTGAACATGCCCGGCTTATAGTTTCGCTTCTTTGCTTCGTGAGTTTCCGACATCACTTTGCGAATGTCGTCGAAGCACCCCATCACCGTCGCCGGGATGGAACGTCGTGAACGTGGCAACGGGCTTTGATCCAGCAGCACCACGTTGGAAATCGCATCGACGCCACTCAGAGATTCAATGCGGCCATGGTCTTCAGAATCCAGCGGCAATCCCAGCGATTTTCGCAGTGCCGGATACAACGAATCGACCACCAGTGAGCTCTTCCCACTCCCGCTGACGCCAGTCACAGCGCAGATGACGCCCAACGGAATTCGGCCGGTCAGGTCCTGAATGTTGTGGCATGTGAGCCCGCTGAAATTCAGCCATTGTTCTGCAACGCGTCGTGTCGTGCGACGATTATCTTCTGGCAAAGCAGCATCAGCGTCTAAGGTAAGAAGTCGTCCGGTCGCGGTGTTGCCGTCTTCCACCAGTGCGGCGGGCGTCCCCTGGAAAACGACTTCGCCGCCCGCCTCGCCTGCTCCCGGCCCGATCTCGACGATCTGGTCGGCGGCCTGGATGAAGTCGCAATCGTGTTCGACAACCACGACCGTATTTCCTGCCCGCTGCAGGTTCTTTGTCGCCGTGATGATTTTTGCGGTGTCGTCTGCGTGCAGGCCGCTGGTTGGTTCATCCAAAACGTAGAGCGTGTTAATCAAACCGGAGCCCAGCGCCGCGGTCAAGACGACTCGCTGAGCTTCACCGCCAGACAACGTTGCCATAGAGCGTGCTAGTGACAGGTAGCCGAGGCCGCTGTCGATCAGAAACTGCAGGCGTGTGCGAAGCTGACGAATCACGGCTGACAGTGACGACTGCAAATCGGAGGACACAGCCGCCAGTGATTCGTCCAGCCATGCTGCAAGTTCGTCTAATTCCAGTTCCCCGGCTTCGGTAATCGTTCTGTCGCCAAATTGCACGGTTGCGGCGTTTATAGATAGGCGACTTCCCTGGCAGTCGGGGCACGTCAACCATGAACGCCACCGATTCAAAAATACGGATACGCCCTGCTTGTATCGATGCCGTACCAGCCACCTGTGAAAGCCCACAAGTCCTCCAAAGTCCCGCTCCGGTACTCCGTCGTGAATCACTTGCCGATGTCTGTCGGTCAGTTCGGAAAATGGAACGTCACACGGGATGTCAAACGCCGAAGCCAGCTCCAGCAGTTCGTCCAGTTCGTGCCGATATGCAGGCGTGGTCCATGGTTGAATCGCACCGTCCCGCAGGCTGAGCGACGTGTCCGGAACGACTTTCTCAAACGTTAGCCCGGATATCTGCCCGAAGCCTTCACACGTTTCGCACGCTCCCAGCGGCGACAGAAAATTCAACGATTCCGACGTAGGCACCGGAAACTGACGATCACAGACCGGGCAAAATAGTTCACGCGACAATCGAACGGCTGTCCACTCTTTGCCGTCAATCAATTCAGCAGCGGCGCTGTCAGAGTCGTCACCCGCGTCAATCAACGCGAAGCAGGTGCCGTCGGTCTGAGTGAACGCCTGTTCGATGGATTCGCTGATACGAGTGGTCGAAGCTTTATCGATGCGGATTCGATCCGCCACGATTCGAACATTCGGCGCTTCACCGTCGACGGATTCCAGAGACTCAGTGGCCCCGGCGACGATGGCTCGTGTGTAGCCGCGCTGCAGATACTCCTGCGGATCAATACCGTCCGCCGCCGCGAACACCAACATCGCTCGCCGACCGGCGCCCACGTTCAGCAAGTGCTGCGCGGCCTGGTCGGGCGTCATGGACACGGCCAAAACCGAGCAATCCGGGCACGTGACCTGACCAGCTTTCGCAAACAACACTCGCAGGTAGTCCAGAAGCTCCGTCCGAGTCCCAATGGTGCTGCGGCTGCTGTGCCCGCGCGCGTTCTGTCGAATTGCGATTGCGGGGGGAATACCTTCAATGCGATCCACGTCCGGCCGTTCGACGCGGTCCAGAAACTGGCGTGCGTAAGGCGAGAACGTTTCGACGTAACGTCGCTGGCCTTCCGCGAACAACGTGTCGAATGCCAGGCTGCTTTTGCCAGAACCGCTCACGCCACAAATGACCGTCAACGCGTTTCGGCGGATTTTCAGGTCGAAGTTCTTCAGGTTGTGGACTCGCACCCCCGTGAGTTCGATCGCAGCCTGTGTCGGCGACATCGGAAGGCATGTTGCATGCGGAGGTGCTTCTGGCGGGACGGTGCTAGTCATTGTCAGGCACGTACTTCACAGTCGGCAGACGACCCACATGAGTTTCAAAGTCAGCCCCGTCGAATTCGATGACTCGATAGCCCGGTGCGTCGGCCGCAAAGTTCGGCGTTGCACCGGCCGGGTCAAACTGAATTCCGGTAGAAGGAGTTGTGAACACCGCCGCGTTGCCAATGGTCGATTGAAATTCGTGATGGACGTGGCCGCAACAGATCAGTCGAATGCGATCGTCGTTCTTAACGACCTCCTGCAGTAATTCGCGACCGTTCAGTCCGATCGCATCCATCCATTCGCTACCAATTTCTACGGGCGGATGATGCAGGAACAAGGCGACAGATGGCTGGTCGCTGGCCGACAGTCGTTCGGTCAGCCAGGCGATTTGTCGCTCTTCGATGTTACCTGCGACTTCGCCGGGAACATGAGTATCAAGGCCCAACAGCAGCCAGTCGCCGGCGGTTCGTTGGAAATTAATTCTGTCGCTGTCACTCCTGGCAACACGATCGGAAAAAACCTGCCGCAGAACAGCGCGGTCGTCATGGTTGCCGGGGATCTGTGACAGCCGATCACTCCACGGCGCAAGAATGTCTCGCACGGCCTGGTAGCTTTCCGGGCGTTCATCATGAGTATGATCGCCCGTGATGATCACGTGATCAAATGGCTGTTCCGTGGCCAGCACATGAACCACGACGTCCTGGAGAGACTCCCGCGTGGGAATCCCCTTGAGACGCACGTTAGGCGCAGCAAAAATGTGAAGGTCGGTCAGTTGCAAAATTCGCATTCGATGATCGGCTTCCGGTGACTATCCTGTCGTGTCGGTGGTGCGGGAACAAACGGGCGTTGATTGCTGACTAGCGTTGTCCCGTCCAGCGGTCGTTGTTTGCCAGCTTGTCGATAAACTGAGACAGGTCTTTATCGCTTTTGTCGATTCGGACCCTGGACTTCCGCAACGCCAGAGCCACAAAGTCAGCCGGGGCCAACGTGCGGCTCGCATTAAGGTATATGGGGAATTCGTCTCGTGTGGTGTTCAGTTTGGAAAACTGCCCTTCGACGCCGTCGCCGCTGAAGAGTATGGCGGTGAGTGCGAGCCATCCCGAGGTGCCTTCACCTTCGACCACGACGTTCTGCAATTTCGGACTTTGTGCCCTGAGCAACGACAACGCACTGCGAATGTCCCAAACTCGCATTGCGTCCGCTGTTGTGCCGATCAACTGAAAGCGTCGGCGAATCTGGATCTGCTTTCGCTCGTCGCCCGTCCATGCATGAGGGCCGACTCCGCGCGGACAAAACACAGCGACGGCGGAACCGGATTTGATGTGCTCTTTAATCTCGGCCGCGATGTCGTCGCCTTCTGCTTTGCTATCGGCTTCCGCCAGACATTGCTGCTTGTAGTTGTTCCACTGTTGGTCGTTGAGAATAACAAGCTTCACTGCTTTGAGGTCTGAGATCTTTGATTGCAGGTCCCCTTCGCCAGCATCGCTGCCGACGGGAACGATGACGTCCACGAACAGCGGCACTGATGCCTGGCTCTCAAAATGCAAACGCATGCCTTGTGCGCTTTGGTCACCATTCAGAATTTGCTTAGACAGTTTTAGTGGCTTCGATTCTGTGACGGCTTCCGTCGTTGGCAATTCAGAATCCTTAGGCCAGGCCGCGAAGCTTTGGTTTTTTAGGTCTGCCAGTGACTGTTCGGTCCATTCTTTCTGGTGGTCCAGAATCCGTTTTAAGTGTCGAGCATCAGCAGGCTGAGATTGGGGCGCAAAATCTTCGTCGATGCTGGTCACTCGTTCGTCCGCAGGCAGCGTTTCGAAGACTTTTAGTTGAGCCGGTTCGAACAGTTTTTCTGCAGTGATGGAAATCAGACCCTCATCGTTTTTCAGCCAGCGGTTCAGCCAACGGAAGGCATGGATGCGAAGTTCCTGAGTGTCCTTGTGCGGACCTTCAGTGATGTGCAAACCGAGTTGCCGTGGCTTTTCGTACAGATCGTAAATGTGCCTCACTTCACGATGCACGGCGACGACGCCTTCCAGCGGAAAAATGCTGTCCTTGTCGCTGTTGCTGATCAGCAGCGGGCGAGGTGCCACCAACGCGGCGACTTTCGCGTAATCCCAGCGGTACGTGTTGACCATGTACATGCAATCGCAATGCCCTTCGACACAGCCATCGACGACGTGGTTTCGCAGATTTGTGATTCCGGCAACCGGAATGGCACACTTGATGCGGTCGTCCAGTGCAGAAATCCACCAACTGTATGCGCCGCCACCGGACCGGCCGGTAACACCAAAACGCTCTTTATCGACTTCGGGCCGAGTTTCGAGATAGTCCAAAGCTCGCATACAATTCCATGCTTCAACGCCGG
This DNA window, taken from Fuerstiella marisgermanici, encodes the following:
- a CDS encoding metallophosphoesterase; the protein is MKKIATSILLACCSAFASADDTEFASAPAGSFTIAVIPDTQAYRGRNTKAEPDSDKAVRNEVFQTITDWIAKNREQQNIVFVSHVGDIVDKNVPEQWDVARQCMDRIHGVIPYGLTVGNHDMRASGDSSLFQTYFPESRFKNFDWYGGTFQPDRPEPTVSGDNANSYQTFQAQNLDFLFLHLECNAPDDVLEWANELIGKHPMHRIVVTTHMDLGPIQRPKSNQGYIDDPKGRMEWSKCHTKRGNSPVQTWKKCFKRHPNLFLICSGDQSRTQAMHITATGDHGNVVHSCLSDYGSDGSVRLYRFVPQENRVDAITYNTKQNDLTRKTKLVPDEQHHQFSFDYSMQ
- a CDS encoding MoaD/ThiS family protein, coding for MKIEVLYEAQLRQLAGAPSMHFEMAEDSTLLDVLRRAAEEGGSEFGAKLLSPEGGLQPGILVFIGEQAVAADAVPQQSVQDGDSILLLPPISGG
- the uvrA gene encoding excinuclease ABC subunit UvrA, yielding MTSTVPPEAPPHATCLPMSPTQAAIELTGVRVHNLKNFDLKIRRNALTVICGVSGSGKSSLAFDTLFAEGQRRYVETFSPYARQFLDRVERPDVDRIEGIPPAIAIRQNARGHSSRSTIGTRTELLDYLRVLFAKAGQVTCPDCSVLAVSMTPDQAAQHLLNVGAGRRAMLVFAAADGIDPQEYLQRGYTRAIVAGATESLESVDGEAPNVRIVADRIRIDKASTTRISESIEQAFTQTDGTCFALIDAGDDSDSAAAELIDGKEWTAVRLSRELFCPVCDRQFPVPTSESLNFLSPLGACETCEGFGQISGLTFEKVVPDTSLSLRDGAIQPWTTPAYRHELDELLELASAFDIPCDVPFSELTDRHRQVIHDGVPERDFGGLVGFHRWLVRHRYKQGVSVFLNRWRSWLTCPDCQGSRLSINAATVQFGDRTITEAGELELDELAAWLDESLAAVSSDLQSSLSAVIRQLRTRLQFLIDSGLGYLSLARSMATLSGGEAQRVVLTAALGSGLINTLYVLDEPTSGLHADDTAKIITATKNLQRAGNTVVVVEHDCDFIQAADQIVEIGPGAGEAGGEVVFQGTPAALVEDGNTATGRLLTLDADAALPEDNRRTTRRVAEQWLNFSGLTCHNIQDLTGRIPLGVICAVTGVSGSGKSSLVVDSLYPALRKSLGLPLDSEDHGRIESLSGVDAISNVVLLDQSPLPRSRRSIPATVMGCFDDIRKVMSETHEAKKRNYKPGMFSFNSSKGGRCEVCDGHGVVTIEMQFLADIQTTCEACAGRRFRPEVLDVRYRDRSIHDILQMTAEEAFTFFNGHRRIQQRLNALRQAGLGYIRLGRPVATLSGGECQRLRIAALLAGVDFDSGEPPTANRQATKTASSEQGRTLFILDEPSTGLHGQDIAALMKCLNHLVEIGHSIIVIEHDAAVIRHVDHVIEMGPGAGRLGGRITQQTQVESRHED
- a CDS encoding metallophosphoesterase family protein; the encoded protein is MRILQLTDLHIFAAPNVRLKGIPTRESLQDVVVHVLATEQPFDHVIITGDHTHDERPESYQAVRDILAPWSDRLSQIPGNHDDRAVLRQVFSDRVARSDSDRINFQRTAGDWLLLGLDTHVPGEVAGNIEERQIAWLTERLSASDQPSVALFLHHPPVEIGSEWMDAIGLNGRELLQEVVKNDDRIRLICCGHVHHEFQSTIGNAAVFTTPSTGIQFDPAGATPNFAADAPGYRVIEFDGADFETHVGRLPTVKYVPDND
- a CDS encoding alpha/beta hydrolase family protein, with translation MTRHVLLLFLIVGPTLFAADRSLDGNPELANYFENEVTKLEQQNSLLKYKTLEEWEQAKPKLRADLFDMLGMNPLPERTPLDVKITGTVEHEDFIVEKLHFQSMPGLYVTGNFYRPKKIEERLPTVLYVCGHARVRDGDISFGNKAGYQHHGAWFARNGYTCLTIDTIQLGEILGIHHGTYRHNRWWWNSRGYSPAGVEAWNCMRALDYLETRPEVDKERFGVTGRSGGGAYSWWISALDDRIKCAIPVAGITNLRNHVVDGCVEGHCDCMYMVNTYRWDYAKVAALVAPRPLLISNSDKDSIFPLEGVVAVHREVRHIYDLYEKPRQLGLHITEGPHKDTQELRIHAFRWLNRWLKNDEGLISITAEKLFEPAQLKVFETLPADERVTSIDEDFAPQSQPADARHLKRILDHQKEWTEQSLADLKNQSFAAWPKDSELPTTEAVTESKPLKLSKQILNGDQSAQGMRLHFESQASVPLFVDVIVPVGSDAGEGDLQSKISDLKAVKLVILNDQQWNNYKQQCLAEADSKAEGDDIAAEIKEHIKSGSAVAVFCPRGVGPHAWTGDERKQIQIRRRFQLIGTTADAMRVWDIRSALSLLRAQSPKLQNVVVEGEGTSGWLALTAILFSGDGVEGQFSKLNTTRDEFPIYLNASRTLAPADFVALALRKSRVRIDKSDKDLSQFIDKLANNDRWTGQR